In Desulfitobacterium chlororespirans DSM 11544, the following are encoded in one genomic region:
- a CDS encoding CoA-binding protein, giving the protein MREKKVFSLAGETTTAHRYAVVGNADRFLKHKHAYKVWRLLKQFGCVVHPVAEDLQRLEGFKVYAGLAALQDKVDVVVPCLKSESIPNIISQAQECGAQFVWFQERNWTEEFQEQADVAGIQVIRGCLLKHKIYPKPFAYLHPCYWHGLKSPKAPKRR; this is encoded by the coding sequence ATGCGTGAAAAAAAAGTGTTTTCCCTGGCCGGGGAAACGACAACAGCTCATCGTTATGCTGTGGTAGGTAATGCCGATCGCTTTCTGAAACATAAGCATGCTTATAAAGTCTGGAGGCTCTTAAAGCAATTTGGCTGTGTGGTTCATCCTGTGGCTGAGGATTTACAGCGTTTGGAAGGCTTTAAAGTCTATGCAGGGCTGGCAGCTTTGCAGGATAAAGTGGATGTGGTGGTCCCCTGCTTAAAATCGGAATCGATTCCGAATATTATCAGTCAGGCTCAGGAATGTGGGGCTCAATTCGTTTGGTTTCAAGAGCGCAATTGGACAGAAGAATTTCAGGAACAAGCAGATGTCGCCGGAATTCAGGTAATTCGGGGATGCCTCCTGAAGCACAAAATTTATCCGAAGCCTTTTGCTTATCTTCATCCCTGTTATTGGCATGGATTGAAATCACCAAAGGCTCCCAAGAGGCGTTAG
- the xerD gene encoding site-specific tyrosine recombinase XerD produces MEVQTEAWLKKYLIYLNVERGLSPNTRNSYERDLRKFTAFLQQRGKNIIACEGNDLFLFLLQEKNQGRSARTLARYLATLRGFFAFLLGEEMREDDPTEYLSTPKLEQHLPHVLSEGSIGKLMGEGGDRDKEWPKHDKSGKRAGNADPEGKDKGLLMRNMAMIEVLYGCGLRVSELVGLKVSDIIFETRTLRCRGKGNKERIVPIGEYALEVLQDYLEHDREHLRGKHKTEVLFLNSRGTALTRQGVWDILKKWAQNHGVQENIYPHKFRHSFATHLLDHGADLRSVQEMLGHADIATTQIYTHLSRQRLLEVFRKAHPRAD; encoded by the coding sequence GTGGAGGTTCAAACCGAAGCTTGGCTTAAGAAATATTTGATCTACCTTAATGTGGAACGAGGACTTTCCCCCAATACCCGAAACAGCTATGAGCGTGATTTACGGAAATTCACAGCCTTTCTTCAACAACGTGGGAAAAACATTATAGCTTGTGAGGGCAACGACCTTTTCTTATTTCTTCTTCAGGAGAAGAACCAGGGGAGGTCTGCCCGCACATTGGCACGGTACCTCGCAACCCTGCGGGGTTTCTTTGCTTTTCTCTTAGGAGAGGAGATGCGGGAAGATGATCCCACCGAATACCTGAGCACTCCGAAGCTTGAACAGCATCTGCCCCATGTTCTGTCTGAAGGGTCGATCGGCAAGCTTATGGGTGAGGGAGGAGATCGGGACAAAGAATGGCCCAAACATGACAAGAGCGGTAAAAGAGCTGGGAACGCTGACCCTGAGGGGAAAGATAAAGGACTATTGATGCGTAATATGGCCATGATTGAGGTACTCTATGGTTGTGGCTTGCGTGTCTCCGAACTGGTGGGCTTAAAGGTTTCAGATATCATCTTTGAGACGAGGACCCTGCGCTGCCGGGGCAAGGGGAACAAAGAACGGATTGTCCCCATCGGAGAATATGCCCTTGAGGTTTTGCAGGATTATCTGGAGCATGATCGGGAACACCTGAGGGGAAAACATAAAACGGAAGTCCTCTTCCTTAATTCCCGAGGTACGGCTCTGACCCGGCAAGGGGTTTGGGATATCCTCAAAAAGTGGGCACAAAACCATGGCGTTCAGGAAAATATTTATCCCCATAAATTCAGACACAGTTTTGCTACTCATCTCTTGGATCATGGAGCGGATTTACGCTCCGTCCAGGAAATGCTGGGGCATGCCGATATTGCCACGACCCAGATTTATACCCATCTTTCCCGGCAAAGGCTGTTGGAAGTATTCCGCAAAGCCCATCCCCGGGCTGATTAA
- a CDS encoding purine-nucleoside phosphorylase — MMREQEFMDKLSETRRFIIEKVNIEPQMGVILGSGLGGFVDLIEDKVVIPYQEIPNFPVSTVEGHKGQLVFGKVLGKTVVAMQGRFHFYEGYSMQSVTFPVRVMQVLGVSGLIVTNAAGGINPAYRPGDLILIKDHINMMGDNPLRGANLSNLGPRFPDLSEGYDLEWRQKALTIAREVGIHPQEGIYAAMSGPSYESPAEIRFLRTIGADLVGMSTVPEVIIANHGGMRVLGISCVTNMAAGILSQRLSHAEVMETAERIEKQFVRFVQALVKGLA; from the coding sequence ATGATGCGTGAGCAAGAATTTATGGACAAACTCAGCGAAACCCGGCGGTTTATTATTGAAAAAGTAAATATAGAGCCCCAAATGGGTGTTATTCTTGGCTCGGGACTGGGTGGCTTTGTGGACTTGATTGAAGATAAGGTTGTCATTCCTTATCAGGAGATCCCCAATTTCCCTGTTTCCACCGTTGAGGGACATAAAGGTCAATTGGTGTTCGGAAAAGTTCTGGGTAAGACCGTGGTGGCTATGCAAGGACGCTTTCACTTTTATGAAGGGTATTCCATGCAAAGCGTAACGTTTCCTGTTCGGGTCATGCAGGTTTTGGGAGTATCCGGGCTGATCGTGACCAATGCTGCTGGTGGGATTAACCCTGCTTACCGTCCGGGGGATCTGATTTTGATCAAGGATCATATTAATATGATGGGAGATAATCCCCTCCGTGGAGCCAATCTCAGTAACCTGGGTCCTCGTTTTCCCGATCTAAGTGAAGGGTATGATCTGGAGTGGCGGCAAAAAGCGCTCACCATAGCCCGGGAAGTGGGGATCCATCCTCAGGAAGGGATCTATGCGGCGATGAGCGGTCCCAGCTATGAAAGCCCGGCAGAAATTCGCTTCCTGCGCACTATAGGGGCTGATCTGGTGGGTATGAGTACCGTCCCTGAAGTCATCATAGCTAATCATGGCGGAATGCGGGTCCTCGGCATCTCCTGTGTTACCAACATGGCGGCCGGAATTCTTTCCCAGCGCCTCAGCCATGCCGAGGTCATGGAGACGGCCGAGCGCATTGAGAAGCAGTTTGTGCGGTTTGTGCAGGCTTTGGTTAAGGGGCTGGCCTAA
- a CDS encoding 2-hydroxyacyl-CoA dehydratase subunit D, with product MTQKTQQRNYRPLRSTDTLKKTMKRYYILTGYHRYWGKPMGRRIAWVTSGAPVEILRAFKIHPAYPEQYAAIYSTNKATAQLCQVAEAAGYSQDLCSYARSNIGGVLRPDLAPLGGMPKPDLLVACNNICGTVLKWYEVLARHFKVPLLVLDTPYLTGEMRSQARNYVLEQLKAMVAELEKITGRTLDESELEKQMEFSRETTGLWKEARQACQSRPSPLNAPDLFIHMAPIVVMRGTKAGRDYYRLFRDEVREREALAQGAVENERIRLVWDNIAIWPKVFSFNKMFTERGACFVTDTYSGGWAMEQAPGTPLESLAATYTEVFLNRSPEFRTKQLVQLIRDYQADGFVMHSNRSCKPYSLVQEVIRRRVMMETGVPGLMIEADMADPRAYAEEPIRNRVQAFLETFD from the coding sequence ATGACCCAGAAGACGCAGCAACGGAATTATCGTCCCCTGCGCAGTACCGATACTCTGAAGAAAACCATGAAGCGTTACTATATTTTAACCGGGTATCACCGCTATTGGGGTAAGCCGATGGGCCGCAGGATTGCCTGGGTAACCAGCGGCGCTCCTGTGGAAATTTTGCGCGCTTTTAAGATTCATCCGGCCTACCCGGAGCAATACGCTGCTATTTACAGCACCAATAAAGCTACGGCCCAATTATGCCAGGTGGCGGAAGCGGCAGGCTATTCCCAGGATCTATGCTCCTATGCCCGCTCCAATATCGGTGGGGTTTTGCGGCCGGATCTGGCCCCTTTAGGAGGGATGCCCAAGCCCGATCTGCTGGTGGCTTGCAATAATATCTGCGGTACAGTCTTAAAGTGGTATGAAGTGCTGGCCCGGCACTTTAAAGTTCCCCTGCTGGTGCTGGATACTCCTTACCTGACGGGAGAGATGAGGTCGCAGGCCAGGAATTATGTCCTGGAGCAGCTTAAGGCCATGGTTGCAGAGCTGGAGAAAATTACCGGCAGGACCTTGGACGAAAGCGAACTGGAGAAGCAGATGGAGTTCAGCCGGGAAACCACCGGTCTATGGAAAGAAGCCCGTCAGGCTTGTCAATCCCGTCCTTCACCTCTGAATGCTCCCGATCTCTTTATCCACATGGCTCCTATCGTGGTGATGAGGGGAACCAAGGCGGGGCGGGATTATTACCGGCTCTTTCGTGATGAGGTCAGGGAACGGGAGGCCCTGGCCCAGGGAGCAGTGGAAAATGAACGGATTCGTTTGGTTTGGGATAACATTGCGATTTGGCCTAAAGTATTCAGTTTTAATAAGATGTTCACGGAGCGGGGAGCATGCTTTGTCACCGATACCTATAGCGGCGGCTGGGCCATGGAGCAGGCACCGGGTACCCCCTTGGAAAGTCTGGCCGCTACCTATACGGAAGTTTTCCTGAACCGTTCCCCGGAATTCCGCACCAAACAACTGGTGCAGCTCATTCGGGACTATCAGGCCGATGGATTCGTAATGCACTCCAATCGCTCCTGTAAGCCCTATTCTCTGGTCCAGGAGGTTATCCGCAGAAGAGTCATGATGGAGACGGGTGTTCCGGGATTGATGATCGAAGCCGATATGGCTGATCCCCGGGCTTATGCAGAAGAACCCATCCGCAATCGTGTTCAGGCCTTTTTGGAGACCTTCGATTGA
- the sigF gene encoding RNA polymerase sporulation sigma factor SigF has product MIQRLTEMNLPRFPLLSDEEMMDLLHRAQNGDVEARERLINCNLKLIFNLVQRFSHRGYELEDLFQIGTIGLIKAIDKFDFTYGVKFSTYAVPMIIGEIRRFLRDDHPVKVPRSYKELVYKVNKARESLSATLGRDPTIGEIAENIGVDREDIVSALEAVQSPTSIHDTLYQDDSDPIYILDQLPMEKDLEAGWFEKIALKEVLDKLPEREKRVLMMRFYEDKTQSEIAALLSLSQVQISRIERAALHRIRQYLHEPEPQDD; this is encoded by the coding sequence ATGATTCAAAGACTAACGGAAATGAACCTTCCCCGCTTCCCTCTTCTATCAGACGAAGAGATGATGGATTTGCTCCATCGTGCCCAAAACGGTGATGTTGAAGCCAGAGAGCGGTTGATTAACTGCAATCTTAAGCTGATCTTCAATCTTGTCCAACGCTTTTCCCACCGCGGGTATGAGCTGGAGGATCTCTTTCAAATCGGCACCATCGGCCTGATCAAGGCTATCGACAAATTTGACTTTACTTATGGTGTAAAATTCTCCACCTATGCAGTCCCGATGATTATCGGGGAGATCCGCCGTTTCCTGCGGGACGATCATCCTGTTAAGGTCCCCCGCTCCTACAAAGAGCTGGTGTACAAAGTTAATAAGGCCCGGGAAAGCCTGTCGGCAACCTTGGGCCGGGACCCTACCATCGGCGAAATCGCAGAAAATATCGGAGTCGATCGAGAAGATATTGTATCCGCCTTAGAAGCGGTCCAAAGTCCCACTTCCATTCATGATACCCTCTATCAAGATGACTCCGATCCCATCTATATTTTGGATCAACTTCCTATGGAGAAGGATTTGGAGGCCGGTTGGTTTGAAAAGATTGCTCTGAAAGAGGTTCTGGACAAACTCCCTGAACGGGAAAAACGAGTTTTGATGATGCGTTTTTATGAAGATAAGACCCAAAGCGAGATCGCGGCCCTCCTTAGCCTCTCCCAAGTTCAAATCTCAAGGATCGAGCGGGCTGCTCTGCACCGTATTCGTCAATATCTCCATGAACCGGAACCTCAGGATGATTAG
- a CDS encoding D-alanyl-D-alanine carboxypeptidase family protein, producing MRKTLSWIFALALFIGNLAVPHQAYGAVLETEAASAILMDAKSGQILFEKEIHKELPPASVTKLMTLLVAAEAVESGRVSLTDKVTASEGASSLGGSQIYLEPGETFSLEEMLISIAVGSANDACYAVGEHISGTHEAFVEEMNKKAKEIGANHTHFVNAYGLPAQGHYTSAYDLALMGREALKYPLVRKLTSMKEYDLRGGKFKLWNTNKLLWWYEGADGFKTGWTSEANYCLASTAERDGLRLIAVVMGVPQVRGHFTESMKLYNYGFANYAYKEYAPVGQKQGVIKVRKGMEDDLVAVTEKALGVTVSKGNDKNIWAETKLNPDVEAPVKAGQKVGEILLYRDNEMMASVNLVAEKDIEKAGIGKQILRTFEGVFGF from the coding sequence ATGCGTAAAACATTATCTTGGATTTTTGCTTTGGCGTTATTCATTGGCAATCTGGCCGTTCCCCATCAGGCCTATGGTGCCGTATTGGAGACCGAGGCAGCGAGTGCGATTCTTATGGATGCTAAGTCCGGTCAAATACTTTTTGAAAAAGAGATCCATAAAGAACTGCCGCCGGCCAGTGTGACCAAGCTGATGACTCTGCTAGTGGCCGCGGAGGCGGTGGAATCGGGACGAGTAAGTCTCACCGATAAAGTGACCGCCAGTGAAGGCGCCAGCAGTTTAGGCGGTTCGCAAATCTATCTGGAGCCGGGGGAAACCTTTTCTCTGGAAGAAATGCTGATTTCGATCGCGGTGGGCTCGGCTAATGATGCTTGTTATGCTGTAGGAGAACATATCAGCGGCACTCATGAGGCCTTTGTGGAAGAGATGAATAAGAAGGCCAAGGAGATCGGTGCCAATCATACCCATTTTGTGAATGCCTATGGTTTACCGGCACAAGGACACTATACCAGTGCCTATGATCTGGCCCTGATGGGTCGTGAAGCTTTAAAGTATCCTCTGGTCCGCAAATTGACAAGTATGAAGGAGTATGATTTGCGCGGGGGCAAATTCAAACTTTGGAATACCAATAAACTGCTGTGGTGGTATGAGGGAGCCGATGGCTTTAAAACCGGTTGGACCAGTGAAGCGAATTATTGTCTTGCCTCCACCGCCGAGCGGGATGGGCTGCGCCTGATTGCAGTGGTCATGGGAGTTCCCCAGGTCAGGGGACATTTTACGGAATCCATGAAGCTGTACAATTATGGCTTTGCCAACTATGCCTATAAAGAATATGCTCCCGTCGGTCAGAAACAAGGAGTGATTAAGGTCCGCAAGGGCATGGAGGACGATCTGGTAGCTGTTACGGAAAAAGCCCTGGGAGTCACTGTGTCGAAAGGAAACGACAAAAACATCTGGGCCGAGACGAAGCTCAACCCAGATGTGGAAGCGCCTGTGAAAGCGGGTCAAAAGGTGGGGGAAATCCTTCTCTATCGCGATAATGAAATGATGGCCTCCGTTAATCTGGTGGCTGAAAAGGATATTGAGAAAGCAGGGATTGGCAAGCAAATTCTCCGTACTTTCGAAGGGGTATTTGGATTCTAA
- a CDS encoding acyl-CoA dehydratase activase, with translation MAKVYIGVDIGSLTVKVVLIDQETKMVAYDTARAGYSGREVAVQMVAKLLAESGLGREDVGGTVATGYGRITFPADREVSEITCQARGIHHLFPTARTIIDIGGQDSKVIQMLPNGKVVDFAMNDKCAAGTGRFLEVMASALEISLNDIGSLAATSRNPTAISSFCTVFAESEVITHVSAGKPKEDILAGVCESVASRVASLAQRIGLVPDIVFTGGVARNQGVLAALRRQLSHPLLVYSEPSITAALGAALMASRQSPSA, from the coding sequence ATGGCCAAGGTATATATTGGGGTGGATATCGGCTCCCTGACGGTGAAAGTCGTTCTTATCGATCAGGAAACTAAGATGGTCGCTTATGATACAGCCCGGGCCGGGTATAGCGGACGGGAAGTGGCGGTTCAGATGGTGGCTAAGCTGCTGGCGGAGTCAGGGCTTGGCCGGGAGGATGTGGGCGGGACGGTTGCTACCGGATACGGGAGGATTACTTTTCCCGCCGACCGGGAAGTATCGGAAATCACCTGTCAGGCCAGAGGAATTCACCACCTTTTTCCCACCGCCCGCACTATTATTGATATCGGGGGACAGGACAGCAAGGTGATTCAAATGTTGCCTAACGGAAAAGTCGTGGATTTTGCCATGAATGACAAATGCGCGGCGGGAACAGGCCGCTTTCTCGAAGTCATGGCCTCGGCTCTGGAAATTAGTCTGAATGACATAGGAAGTCTTGCGGCAACGTCTCGGAATCCCACGGCCATATCCTCCTTTTGTACGGTCTTTGCAGAATCGGAAGTGATTACGCATGTGTCGGCAGGAAAGCCGAAAGAGGATATACTGGCCGGGGTCTGTGAATCCGTGGCCAGCCGTGTAGCATCTTTAGCACAGCGGATCGGCTTAGTGCCGGATATTGTGTTTACCGGCGGGGTAGCCCGCAATCAGGGGGTGCTGGCTGCGCTCCGCCGACAATTGAGCCATCCTCTGCTGGTGTATAGTGAACCCTCGATCACTGCCGCTTTGGGAGCGGCCTTAATGGCATCAAGACAATCCCCCTCTGCATAA
- the spoIIAB gene encoding anti-sigma F factor, producing MKRNLLDLKFSSLGENVGIARMLIASVGAQLDLSLNDIEELKVVVSEAVSNAIIHGYANHPDRLVQLIIEQNPEALKIIVKDEGCGIPDVEQAMQPAFSTDPERMGLGFVFMQSFMDDLQVESAVNQGTTVTMIKELDNIQPSTH from the coding sequence ATGAAAAGAAACCTTTTAGATCTTAAGTTCTCCAGTCTGGGCGAGAATGTGGGGATCGCCCGGATGCTGATTGCCTCCGTCGGGGCCCAACTGGACCTTTCACTCAACGATATTGAGGAACTTAAGGTCGTCGTCAGTGAAGCGGTTTCCAATGCAATTATTCATGGTTATGCCAATCATCCGGACAGGCTGGTTCAATTAATCATTGAACAAAATCCCGAAGCCTTAAAAATCATTGTCAAGGATGAGGGATGTGGAATACCCGACGTAGAACAAGCCATGCAGCCGGCCTTCAGCACGGATCCTGAGCGCATGGGGCTGGGATTTGTCTTCATGCAATCCTTCATGGATGATCTCCAGGTGGAGTCAGCAGTCAATCAAGGTACCACTGTCACAATGATTAAAGAACTTGACAATATCCAGCCCTCCACGCATTAG
- the spoIIAA gene encoding anti-sigma F factor antagonist, translating into MLIDKKLERQTLLLTLKGELDMNTSESLRQTIDSEIERRGVRTVVLNLEDISFIDSSGLGVILGRYKKLLPMGGKVIITRVPPHIYKIMELSGLPRIIQFEDMLNQEDGRKGKTV; encoded by the coding sequence TTGCTTATTGACAAAAAACTGGAGCGTCAGACCTTGCTCTTGACTTTAAAGGGAGAACTTGACATGAATACCTCTGAAAGTCTACGCCAGACCATAGATAGTGAGATTGAACGTCGTGGAGTGCGAACCGTCGTACTTAATCTGGAGGATATCAGCTTTATCGACAGTTCGGGGCTGGGCGTTATTCTTGGGCGTTACAAGAAGCTTCTCCCCATGGGGGGGAAAGTCATCATCACCCGGGTACCTCCCCATATCTATAAGATCATGGAATTATCCGGTCTCCCACGTATCATTCAATTCGAAGATATGCTGAACCAGGAAGATGGAAGGAAGGGAAAAACTGTATGA
- a CDS encoding phosphopentomutase has product MKRAILIVLDSVGIGEMPDAHEYGDVGSNTLGNIAKARGGLHLPHLQRLGLGNIAPIQGVDPEASPQGCYGKMAEKSPGKDTTTGHWEIAGVVLERAFPTFSKGFPEDFLQAFAERIGRQVIGNEVASGTEIIQRLGQEHVLTGKPIVYTSADSVFQIAAHEEVIPLEELYRICGTAREMLEGDLRVGRVIARPFSGEEGNFYRTTNRHDYAIEPPHKILLDRVQEKGLQVMAVGKIKDIYAGHGVTDHLASKGNRDGVEKTLAFIKEKKPGLIMTNLVDFDMLYGHRNDVENYAQALEEFDGRLPEILASLEEEDILFITADHGCDPTTESTDHSREYVPLLVYGKKVVPGRDLGIRSSFADLGATIAEYLGTEELANGQSFWGELV; this is encoded by the coding sequence TTGAAACGAGCCATCTTGATTGTTTTAGATAGTGTGGGGATCGGTGAAATGCCCGATGCCCATGAATACGGAGATGTGGGCAGCAATACCTTAGGCAATATTGCCAAGGCCCGCGGAGGTCTTCATTTGCCTCATCTTCAGAGATTAGGTCTGGGCAATATTGCACCTATCCAAGGGGTGGACCCTGAGGCAAGCCCTCAAGGCTGTTATGGAAAAATGGCGGAAAAGTCCCCCGGCAAGGATACCACTACGGGACATTGGGAAATAGCCGGTGTGGTCCTGGAAAGGGCCTTTCCTACCTTTTCCAAGGGTTTTCCGGAGGATTTTCTCCAAGCTTTTGCGGAGCGCATCGGCCGCCAGGTCATAGGCAATGAAGTGGCTTCCGGCACAGAAATCATTCAGCGCCTGGGACAGGAGCATGTGCTGACGGGGAAACCCATCGTCTACACATCAGCAGATTCAGTGTTTCAGATCGCGGCCCATGAAGAGGTGATCCCTTTAGAGGAATTATATCGAATCTGCGGGACAGCCCGGGAAATGCTGGAGGGGGATTTAAGAGTAGGCCGAGTCATCGCCCGCCCCTTTTCAGGCGAGGAAGGAAACTTCTACCGGACTACCAATCGCCATGATTATGCCATTGAACCGCCCCACAAAATCCTCCTGGATAGGGTGCAGGAAAAAGGACTTCAGGTCATGGCTGTAGGAAAAATCAAAGACATTTACGCAGGCCATGGGGTCACAGATCATCTTGCCAGCAAGGGGAACAGGGATGGCGTGGAGAAGACCCTGGCCTTTATCAAGGAGAAGAAGCCGGGCTTGATCATGACCAATCTGGTGGATTTTGATATGCTTTACGGTCATCGCAATGATGTGGAGAACTATGCTCAGGCCCTTGAGGAGTTTGACGGGAGATTGCCGGAAATCCTCGCTTCACTTGAGGAGGAGGATATCCTCTTCATCACCGCCGACCATGGTTGTGATCCCACCACGGAAAGCACGGACCATTCCCGGGAGTATGTCCCTTTACTGGTCTATGGGAAAAAGGTTGTGCCCGGAAGGGATCTGGGAATCAGATCTTCTTTTGCCGATTTGGGGGCTACTATTGCTGAGTATTTGGGGACGGAAGAGTTAGCCAATGGGCAGAGTTTTTGGGGGGAATTGGTTTGA
- a CDS encoding pyrimidine-nucleoside phosphorylase yields the protein MRVVDIINKKKKGEALTKEEIEFFVQGYVKGEVPDYQISALYMAIYFQGMNDEEIADLTMAYVNSGETIDLSGIAGIKVDKHSTGGVGDKISLIVIPLVASLGIPVAKMSGRGLGHTGGTIDKLEAIPGFRTALSAEEFIANVNNHGMAVVGQTANLTPADKLTYALRDVTGTVDSIPLIASSIMSKKIASGADAIVLDVKVGSGAFMKSLAEAKKLAECMVQIGKSLKRRTIAIITDMNQPLGHEVGNANEIREVIDVLRGKGAEDETGIALTIASYMAIASGGYHDFRSTYEELQQVISSGKAIEKLEELISSQGGNPQVVHDLFQLPQAEYHIEIFSNQAGYIRAIDAEQIGLAAMLLGAGRKKKDDAIDYAAGVTLLKKVGDYVDLNEPLCILHTNLDHVETDILKAYAFQESVPNVTATIHEVVS from the coding sequence ATGCGGGTCGTTGATATAATCAACAAAAAGAAAAAAGGCGAGGCATTAACAAAAGAAGAAATAGAGTTTTTCGTACAAGGTTATGTAAAGGGGGAGGTTCCCGACTATCAAATATCCGCTCTTTACATGGCTATTTACTTCCAAGGGATGAATGATGAGGAAATCGCCGACTTAACCATGGCCTATGTGAACTCAGGAGAGACCATTGATTTATCCGGTATCGCAGGGATAAAGGTCGATAAGCATTCAACAGGGGGAGTGGGGGATAAGATCAGCCTAATTGTCATTCCCCTGGTTGCTTCTTTAGGAATCCCTGTGGCGAAAATGAGTGGCAGAGGATTAGGCCATACCGGGGGGACCATTGATAAACTTGAAGCGATCCCAGGATTCAGGACCGCTTTAAGTGCAGAGGAATTTATCGCCAATGTGAATAACCACGGCATGGCGGTAGTGGGCCAAACAGCCAATTTAACCCCTGCCGACAAACTGACTTATGCCTTAAGAGATGTGACGGGAACCGTGGATAGTATTCCTCTCATAGCCAGTTCCATCATGAGCAAAAAGATTGCCTCCGGGGCGGATGCCATAGTTCTTGATGTTAAAGTAGGTTCAGGGGCTTTCATGAAATCCCTGGCCGAAGCCAAAAAACTTGCCGAGTGCATGGTACAGATAGGCAAGTCATTAAAGAGAAGGACCATCGCCATCATCACCGATATGAATCAGCCTCTTGGTCATGAAGTGGGCAATGCCAATGAGATAAGAGAAGTTATTGATGTGTTAAGGGGCAAGGGAGCTGAAGATGAAACCGGGATTGCTTTGACAATCGCCTCCTATATGGCCATTGCCAGTGGCGGCTATCATGATTTTCGGTCAACTTATGAGGAACTTCAGCAAGTTATTAGTTCGGGTAAGGCTATAGAAAAGCTAGAAGAGCTTATCTCCAGCCAAGGAGGAAATCCCCAAGTAGTTCATGATCTGTTCCAATTACCTCAAGCAGAGTATCATATCGAAATTTTCTCCAACCAGGCAGGCTATATAAGGGCTATCGACGCTGAACAGATCGGGCTTGCGGCTATGCTGTTGGGGGCAGGAAGAAAGAAGAAGGATGATGCCATTGATTATGCGGCCGGGGTTACGCTTTTGAAGAAGGTGGGGGATTATGTTGACCTTAATGAACCTCTCTGCATTCTTCACACCAATCTTGATCATGTAGAAACGGATATCTTAAAAGCCTATGCATTTCAGGAGAGCGTACCTAACGTGACAGCAACTATTCATGAAGTGGTAAGCTAA